One Notolabrus celidotus isolate fNotCel1 chromosome 16, fNotCel1.pri, whole genome shotgun sequence DNA window includes the following coding sequences:
- the LOC117828180 gene encoding interleukin-6-like — MPSTLNRYLLLAALLQGILGAPADVAPTENLAGDPSGEEGELTSDLLSASGIWERILSLTDNHPKEFEAEFQNQVKYHMLEDYNISSLPESCSYYNLSKEACLQKLARGLFIYKALLKHVEKEYPSNSKILDARLNCGRLIALIKENMKHPERVTELTSTKEEQLLKEINSPYTFQRRMTAHSILFELRNFLLKGKRAIKKKEKAKGSMEH, encoded by the exons ATGCCCTCCACGCTCA ACAGATACTTGCTGctggctgctctgctgcagggcATCCTGGGAGCTCCGGCTGATGTTGCACCTACAGAAAACTTGGCAGGTGACCCTTCAGGTGAAGAGGGGGAGCTGACTTCTGACCTTCTGAGCGCCTCCGGGATCTGGGAGCGAATCCTTAGTCTGACTGACAATCACCCAAAGGAG TTTGAAGCTGAATTTCAAAACCAGGTGAAATATCACATGCTGGAGGACTACAACATTTCCTCACTTCCAGAAAGCTGCTCCTACTACAACTTAAGCAAG GAGGCTTGTCTCCAAAAGTTGGCCCGGGGTCTGTTTATTTACAAAGCTCTCCTCAAGCACGTGGAGAAGGAGTATCCCAGCAACTCCAAAATCTTGGACGCCAGATTAAATTGCGGTCGGCTGATCGCCCTCATCAAAGAAAAC ATGAAGCACCCTGAACGTGTCACAGAGCTAACCAGCACCAAGGAGGAGCAGCTTTTGAAGGAAATCAACAGCCCATATACTTTTCAGAGAAGGATGACGGCACACAGCATCCTGTTCGAGCTCCGCAACTTCCTCCTCAAAGGCAAAAGGGCGatcaaaaaaaaggaaaaggccAAAGGAAGCATGGAACACTGA